In Hymenobacter sublimis, a single genomic region encodes these proteins:
- a CDS encoding aspartate-semialdehyde dehydrogenase, which translates to MKVAVVGATGLVGGEMLKVLAERNFPVTELLPVASEKSVGQEIEFRGQKYKVVSMDDAIAARPAVAIFSAGGSISKEQAPRFAEVGTVVIDNSSAWRMDPTKKLVVPEINAKEITADDKIIANPNCSTIQMVVALNKLHETYKVQRIVVSTYQSVTGTGKKAVDQLMQERAGQAASNPAYPYPIDLNVLPHIDVFEDNGYTKEEMKMVKETKKIMGDENIRVTATTVRIPVVGGHSEAVNVEFEREFELEDVRRILRETEGVEVVDDVKNNRYPMPKDVHGKDAVLVGRLRRDETQPRTLNMWVVADNLRKGAATNAVQIAEKMLQMGLLQA; encoded by the coding sequence ATGAAAGTAGCCGTAGTAGGTGCCACCGGCCTGGTCGGGGGCGAAATGCTGAAAGTACTGGCCGAGCGCAACTTCCCGGTCACTGAACTTCTGCCCGTAGCCTCCGAGAAATCGGTGGGCCAGGAAATTGAATTTCGGGGTCAGAAATACAAAGTGGTGAGCATGGACGACGCCATTGCCGCTCGCCCGGCCGTTGCCATCTTCTCGGCCGGCGGCTCTATCTCCAAGGAGCAGGCGCCGCGCTTCGCTGAGGTTGGCACCGTGGTTATCGACAACTCCTCGGCCTGGCGCATGGACCCCACCAAGAAACTGGTGGTACCGGAAATCAACGCCAAAGAAATTACCGCCGACGATAAAATTATTGCTAACCCCAACTGCTCCACCATTCAGATGGTAGTGGCCCTGAACAAGTTGCACGAAACCTACAAAGTGCAGCGCATTGTGGTCAGTACCTACCAGAGCGTAACCGGTACCGGCAAAAAGGCCGTGGACCAGCTCATGCAGGAGCGCGCCGGCCAAGCCGCCAGCAACCCCGCCTACCCCTACCCCATCGACCTGAACGTGCTGCCCCACATCGACGTGTTCGAGGACAACGGCTACACCAAGGAGGAAATGAAGATGGTGAAGGAAACCAAGAAAATCATGGGCGACGAGAACATCCGGGTCACGGCTACCACCGTGCGCATTCCGGTAGTTGGCGGCCACTCCGAGGCCGTAAACGTGGAATTTGAGCGGGAATTTGAGCTGGAGGATGTGCGGCGCATCCTGCGCGAAACCGAAGGTGTGGAAGTAGTGGACGACGTGAAAAACAACCGCTACCCCATGCCCAAAGACGTCCACGGCAAAGACGCCGTGCTAGTCGGCCGCCTCCGCCGCGACGAAACCCAGCCCCGTACCCTCAACATGTGGGTGGTAGCCGACAACCTCCGTAAAGGCGCCGCCACCAACGCCGTGCAAATTGCCGAGAAGATGCTGCAGATGGGCTTGCTGCAAGCGTAG
- a CDS encoding alpha/beta fold hydrolase: MSNSLPTLVFLHGFLESNEIWDDFLRDFPTRYRTLQPNLPGYGPDPQVSSDYSFEAAADYVQTQLKAEGVHQVLLVGHSMGGYVALAFAEKYPAQVAGLCLFHSSALPDLEEDQERRQRNRKFLEEHGVAAFTEEFLKPQFSAAHRESMEHHVEMLQRIGAAVPLETALGSMEAMARRPDRRPVLEKATYPVLFIAGKDDKAVPLEKTHEESLLPDHSTVLWLANVGHVGFLERPTDTRKAIEGFAELVFGKQVPH; this comes from the coding sequence ATGAGTAATTCCCTGCCTACCCTGGTGTTTCTGCACGGCTTTCTGGAAAGCAACGAAATCTGGGACGACTTTCTGCGCGACTTTCCTACCCGTTACCGCACCCTGCAACCCAACCTGCCCGGCTACGGCCCGGACCCCCAAGTCAGCTCTGATTACTCCTTTGAAGCCGCCGCCGACTACGTGCAGACCCAGCTGAAAGCGGAAGGTGTTCATCAGGTTTTGTTGGTCGGCCACAGCATGGGCGGCTACGTGGCCTTGGCGTTTGCCGAGAAGTATCCGGCCCAGGTGGCTGGCCTCTGCCTGTTCCATTCCTCTGCTCTGCCAGATTTGGAAGAAGATCAGGAGCGGCGCCAGCGCAACCGCAAGTTTTTGGAAGAGCACGGGGTAGCGGCCTTCACGGAGGAGTTTCTGAAGCCTCAGTTCTCTGCTGCTCACCGCGAGTCTATGGAGCACCACGTGGAAATGCTGCAGCGCATTGGCGCGGCCGTGCCCCTAGAAACGGCCCTGGGAAGCATGGAGGCCATGGCCCGCCGCCCCGACCGGCGCCCGGTGCTGGAAAAGGCTACCTACCCAGTTCTTTTCATTGCCGGCAAAGACGATAAAGCGGTTCCCCTGGAAAAGACCCACGAAGAAAGCCTGCTCCCCGACCACAGCACGGTTCTATGGCTGGCAAATGTCGGGCACGTAGGCTTTCTGGAGCGGCCCACTGACACGCGCAAGGCCATCGAAGGCTTCGCGGAGCTGGTGTTTGGCAAGCAGGTGCCGCACTAA
- a CDS encoding alpha/beta fold hydrolase, which translates to MSSSQPTILFLHGFAESREVWTEFTREFPEGYRLLTLNLLGHGTNVHDIRDYSMEAQARYVAEQLRQKNVERALLVCHSMGGYVALAFAERYPDMVAGLVLFHSTALPDSEEKKANRDKNKDFVRRHGVEKFMESFIRPLFAPANREQMLEQREFLEDIGRAIPEATVLGALEAMKNRPDRTKVLQEARFPVLFIAGKEDVAVPTESLLPQLALPAQSHALLLSNVGHLGYFEEPELTRRAVVDFAGVVFHAEGK; encoded by the coding sequence ATGTCATCCTCCCAACCTACTATCCTGTTCCTGCACGGCTTCGCTGAAAGTCGGGAGGTCTGGACTGAATTCACCCGCGAATTTCCGGAAGGTTACCGCCTGCTAACCCTCAACCTGCTCGGGCACGGCACCAACGTGCACGACATCCGCGACTACAGCATGGAGGCCCAGGCTCGCTACGTAGCCGAGCAGTTGCGGCAGAAAAACGTGGAGCGGGCCCTACTCGTGTGCCACAGCATGGGCGGCTACGTGGCCCTGGCCTTCGCTGAGCGCTACCCCGACATGGTGGCCGGGCTGGTGCTGTTCCACTCCACGGCTCTACCCGACTCGGAAGAGAAAAAGGCCAACCGGGATAAGAACAAGGACTTTGTGCGCCGCCACGGAGTTGAGAAGTTCATGGAGTCCTTTATCCGGCCCTTATTTGCGCCGGCCAACCGGGAGCAGATGCTGGAGCAGCGCGAGTTTCTGGAAGATATTGGCCGTGCCATTCCGGAGGCTACCGTACTCGGCGCTCTGGAAGCCATGAAAAACCGCCCCGACCGTACCAAAGTGCTGCAGGAAGCTCGTTTCCCGGTGCTGTTTATTGCGGGAAAGGAGGATGTAGCCGTGCCCACCGAAAGCCTGCTGCCCCAACTGGCCCTGCCGGCCCAGAGCCACGCCCTGCTGCTCAGCAACGTGGGCCACCTAGGCTACTTCGAGGAGCCAGAGCTGACGCGCCGCGCCGTGGTGGACTTCGCCGGGGTAGTGTTTCATGCCGAAGGGAAATAG
- a CDS encoding YceI family protein, which produces MATTTWAIDPTHSEVQFKIKHLVISTVTGSFKKFEGQAVTENDSFENAQISFALDVNSIDTNQEQRDEHLRNNDFFDAATYPQITFTSTSLTKTGDDEYKLTGNMTIKDVTKPVTLDVEFGGVATDFYGNEKAGFEISGKINRKEFGLTFHAVTEAGSIVLGDDVKLSASVQLVKQAQEVVA; this is translated from the coding sequence ATGGCTACTACCACTTGGGCAATTGACCCGACTCACTCCGAAGTACAGTTCAAAATCAAGCACCTCGTTATTTCCACGGTCACCGGCTCGTTCAAGAAGTTCGAAGGCCAAGCCGTAACCGAAAACGACAGCTTCGAGAATGCACAGATCAGCTTCGCCCTGGACGTGAACAGCATCGACACCAACCAGGAGCAGCGCGATGAGCACCTGCGCAATAACGACTTCTTTGACGCCGCTACTTATCCTCAAATCACCTTTACCTCAACTTCGCTGACCAAAACCGGCGACGACGAGTACAAGCTGACGGGTAATATGACCATCAAGGACGTAACCAAGCCCGTAACCCTCGACGTGGAATTTGGGGGCGTGGCTACCGACTTTTACGGCAACGAAAAGGCCGGTTTTGAAATCAGCGGCAAAATCAACCGCAAGGAATTTGGCCTGACTTTCCACGCTGTAACTGAAGCCGGCTCCATCGTCCTCGGCGACGATGTGAAGCTCTCGGCCAGCGTGCAGCTGGTAAAGCAAGCCCAGGAAGTAGTAGCCTAA